Proteins encoded by one window of Lathyrus oleraceus cultivar Zhongwan6 chromosome 1, CAAS_Psat_ZW6_1.0, whole genome shotgun sequence:
- the LOC127136124 gene encoding ethylene-responsive transcription factor ERF017, translating into MVKTNVEKPAAERSDSLFRGVRKRKWGKYVSEIRLPNSRQRIWLGSYDSAEKAARAFDAAMFCLRGSGARFNFPTNIPDIAGGRCMTHSEIQAAAAHFANSEPCNEYSGRPDNTPDQTPSSSVGTPITPLLPMDLPSPALSDVTVQTESDIMDNGLFSDLFSDTGSGYTMFPGFDDFCGEFYVPEFTNFDYEEENMDEFIIHDSFLWSF; encoded by the coding sequence ATGGTGAAAACGAATGTGGAGAAACCTGCGGCGGAACGAAGTGATTCATTGTTCCGAGGAGTGAGGAAGAGGAAGTGGGGAAAATACGTGTCGGAAATTAGATTACCAAACAGCCGTCAAAGAATATGGTTAGGCTCTTATGACTCCGCAGAAAAAGCGGCGCGTGCATTTGACGCGGCTATGTTCTGCTTACGTGGCAGTGGTGCCAGGTTTAATTTCCCGACTAATATTCCTGATATTGCCGGAGGAAGGTGCATGACCCATTCTGAGATTCAAGCAGCCGCCGCCCATTTTGCCAATTCGGAGCCCTGTAATGAGTATTCGGGTCGACCCGATAATACTCCAGATCAAACACCATCTTCTTCGGTGGGAACACCAATCACACCATTGTTGCCTATGGATTTGCCATCTCCTGCTCTCTCCGATGTTACTGTTCAAACAGAGAGCGACATAATGGATAACGGGTTGTTTAGTGATTTGTTTTCAGACACTGGGTCGGGTTACACTATGTTTCCGGGGTTTGATGATTTTTGTGGCGAGTTTTACGTGCCGGAGTTCACAAATTTTGATTATGAAGAAGAAAACATGGATGAATTTATAATTCACGATTCCTTTTTATGGAGTTTCTAA
- the LOC127136131 gene encoding ethylene-responsive transcription factor ERF017 has product MVKSNVEKHAAERSDSLFRGVRKRKWGKYVSEIRLPNSRQRIWLGSYDSAEKAARAFDAAMFCLRGSGARFNFPNNPPEIAGRRSMTHSEIQAAAARFANSEPCIEFSCRPDNTPDQTPSSSVGTPITPLLPMDLPSPALSDVTVQTESDITDNGLFSDLFSDTGSGYTMFPGFDDFCGEFYVPEFTKFDYEQENMDEFIIHDSFLWSF; this is encoded by the coding sequence ATGGTGAAATCGAATGTGGAGAAACATGCGGCGGAACGAAGTGATTCATTGTTCCGAGGAGTGAGGAAGAGGAAGTGGGGAAAATATGTGTCGGAAATTAGATTACCAAACAGCCGTCAAAGAATATGGTTAGGCTCTTATGACTCCGCAGAAAAAGCGGCGCGTGCATTTGACGCGGCTATGTTCTGCTTACGTGGCAGTGGTGCCAGGTTTAATTTCCCAAATAATCCACCGGAAATTGCCGGACGAAGGTCCATGACCCATTCTGAGATTCAAGCCGCCGCCGCCCGTTTTGCCAATTCTGAGCCCTGTATTGAGTTTTCGTGTCGACCCGATAATACTCCAGATCAAACACCGTCTTCTTCGGTGGGAACACCAATCACTCCATTGTTGCCTATGGATTTGCCATCTCCTGCTCTCTCCGATGTTACTGTTCAAACGGAGAGTGACATAACGGATAACGGATTGTTTAGTGATTTGTTTTCAGACACCGGGTCGGGTTACACTATGTTTCCGGGGTTTGATGATTTTTGTGGCGAGTTTTACGTGCCGGAGTTCACAAAATTTGATTATGAACAAGAGAACATGGATGAGTTTATAATTCATGATTCCTTTTTATGGAGTTTCTAA